Proteins found in one Moritella sp. Urea-trap-13 genomic segment:
- a CDS encoding terminase large subunit domain-containing protein yields MKPRTPRYTPEIIKTARDHYVFGGLTFDEIAEMDGMPSARSLRRWADDGSWNELCPSLNAETAIARRIVLLADRDNKNEADYKELDFLTKQQCALNQSRLPSAGITKKYGNTPAAATAQNEQTSERTSKSKKRQKKIKNDVSSITKEMLDTLKDNLLYPHQLHWFEHQDYRSRFILKPRQIGATFYFAFEAFYDAVVNGRNKIFISASRDQAEIFKANIIALCREQFGIELSGSPLTMRNKGKTTTLYFKSTNARTAQSASGDLYIDEVFWIPKFKELRGLAQAMATHKDFRITYFSTPSVTSHEAYDLWNGRWYRKTKACNDPEFAIDVSHKALKNGRLCDDGIWRQKLDVYDVVKQGFDRIDISMLENEYSKEEFDNLFMCKFIDDAHSAFSLKQLMACVGNSKKWPDFDPTWSRPYAMKPVVIGFDPARTRDIASVVVLSLPLGPDDKFRLLESLNLSGNDFETMASEIKELTLKYHVVHIGVDTTGMGLGVFELIQKFFPLAMPIHYNPHNKNKMVIKALNVIGKGRFEFDEGSVMVASSFINIRKKVVGDQISYATNRTAATGHADIAWAIMHAMIYEPLSGDCSSTRTSIGLDAA; encoded by the coding sequence ATGAAACCGAGGACTCCCCGATATACACCCGAAATCATTAAAACGGCGCGTGACCATTATGTTTTTGGTGGGCTGACGTTTGATGAAATTGCAGAAATGGACGGTATGCCAAGCGCACGCTCGTTACGACGTTGGGCGGATGATGGCAGCTGGAATGAACTGTGCCCGTCATTAAATGCCGAGACAGCGATTGCACGACGCATTGTGTTATTGGCCGATCGTGACAATAAAAATGAAGCAGACTATAAAGAACTGGATTTTCTGACCAAACAGCAATGCGCGTTAAATCAATCTCGCTTACCCAGTGCCGGCATCACGAAAAAATATGGCAATACGCCTGCAGCTGCGACGGCTCAAAATGAACAAACAAGCGAGCGCACCAGTAAAAGTAAGAAACGTCAGAAGAAGATTAAAAATGATGTGTCGAGTATCACCAAGGAAATGCTCGATACACTCAAAGACAACCTGCTCTACCCGCACCAATTACACTGGTTTGAACATCAAGATTACCGTAGCCGGTTCATATTAAAGCCGCGTCAGATTGGTGCGACTTTCTACTTTGCCTTTGAAGCATTTTATGATGCGGTAGTGAATGGCCGTAACAAGATCTTCATTTCAGCATCGCGGGACCAGGCGGAGATATTCAAAGCCAATATTATTGCCTTGTGCCGTGAACAGTTTGGTATTGAGCTAAGCGGCTCACCACTGACGATGCGTAACAAAGGCAAGACCACCACACTGTATTTCAAATCAACCAATGCCCGCACAGCACAATCGGCATCCGGTGATTTGTATATTGATGAAGTGTTTTGGATCCCCAAGTTTAAAGAGTTACGCGGTCTTGCTCAGGCAATGGCCACCCATAAAGATTTTCGTATTACCTATTTCAGTACGCCATCGGTAACCAGTCATGAAGCCTATGACTTGTGGAATGGTCGCTGGTACCGAAAAACCAAAGCCTGTAATGATCCCGAGTTTGCCATCGATGTTAGCCATAAGGCCTTAAAGAATGGTCGGCTTTGTGATGATGGTATCTGGCGTCAAAAACTCGATGTTTATGATGTGGTGAAACAAGGTTTTGACCGCATTGATATCAGCATGCTGGAGAATGAATACTCCAAAGAAGAGTTTGATAATCTCTTTATGTGCAAGTTTATTGATGATGCCCACAGTGCGTTTAGCCTTAAACAGCTAATGGCTTGCGTCGGTAATAGCAAAAAATGGCCTGACTTCGACCCTACTTGGTCACGCCCTTATGCTATGAAGCCGGTGGTGATTGGTTTTGACCCAGCGCGAACGCGCGACATTGCATCCGTTGTGGTGTTGAGTTTACCGCTTGGTCCCGATGATAAATTTCGCTTGTTGGAATCACTGAATTTAAGTGGTAACGATTTTGAAACCATGGCCAGTGAAATCAAAGAACTCACGCTTAAATACCATGTTGTGCATATCGGGGTTGATACCACCGGCATGGGCTTAGGTGTATTTGAGTTAATACAAAAATTCTTCCCGCTGGCAATGCCGATTCATTACAACCCGCACAACAAAAACAAGATGGTCATTAAAGCATTAAACGTGATCGGTAAGGGCCGTTTTGAATTTGACGAAGGCTCAGTCATGGTTGCCAGCAGCTTTATTAATATCCGTAAGAAAGTCGTTGGTGACCAAATCAGTTATGCCACCAACCGCACCGCCGCCACAGGCCATGCAGATATAGCCTGGGCAATCATGCACGCCATGATTTACGAACCATTATCTGGTGACTGCTCAAGTACCAGAACATCAATAGGATTAGATGCAGCATAA
- a CDS encoding phage portal protein, with the protein MTSTKSTTTEPAKSKSIDTFSFGDPEPCLDNHMTEYVGLYADMDGLYSPPVSLPGLVKLLRVNAQHGPILYFKRNMIMKWFQPNALLTQRTFKKFAFDYCWAANAYLQVIKNAFGSVIKLRHLPALSMRYTSTPGVYAQRLSNGKVLRFNKGEVIHLKEYDPNQGIYGIPQYYGGIQSALLNEDATLFRRKYYKNGAHMGFIFSMADPNLSTDDEADLKTAIKDSRGVGNFRSLFINNRSGKADAEKAIKIIPVGDISTKDEFERIKKMTLNDMLSMHRAQEALSGQTSGESPGFGDLDKITRAYYNNEVVPMQQDMMEINEYLPAALHIEFSVPAYSDLNPGSED; encoded by the coding sequence ATGACTTCAACGAAGAGTACGACCACTGAACCGGCTAAAAGCAAATCTATCGATACCTTTAGCTTTGGCGACCCCGAGCCGTGTTTAGATAACCACATGACTGAATATGTCGGCCTTTACGCTGACATGGACGGGTTATATTCACCGCCAGTGAGCTTGCCTGGGCTGGTTAAGTTGCTGCGTGTGAATGCGCAGCATGGCCCTATTTTATATTTTAAACGCAATATGATCATGAAATGGTTCCAGCCGAATGCGTTATTAACCCAGCGTACCTTTAAGAAGTTTGCTTTTGATTATTGTTGGGCGGCGAATGCCTACCTGCAGGTGATTAAAAATGCCTTCGGTAGTGTGATTAAATTACGGCATTTACCGGCACTTTCGATGCGCTATACATCCACGCCAGGTGTTTATGCCCAGCGCTTAAGTAATGGCAAAGTGCTGCGGTTTAATAAGGGCGAAGTTATCCACCTGAAAGAATACGATCCGAATCAGGGTATCTATGGTATTCCCCAATATTATGGTGGTATTCAATCGGCGTTATTGAATGAAGATGCCACCCTATTCCGCCGTAAGTACTACAAAAACGGCGCACACATGGGTTTTATCTTTTCGATGGCAGATCCTAATTTGTCGACAGATGATGAAGCCGATTTGAAAACGGCGATCAAAGATTCTCGCGGTGTGGGTAACTTCCGCAGTCTGTTTATTAATAACCGCAGTGGTAAGGCTGACGCCGAGAAGGCAATCAAGATTATTCCGGTGGGTGATATATCGACCAAGGATGAATTTGAACGTATTAAGAAGATGACGTTAAACGACATGCTGAGTATGCATCGCGCCCAAGAGGCATTAAGCGGGCAAACCTCGGGTGAGAGTCCGGGCTTTGGTGACCTGGATAAAATCACCCGCGCGTATTACAACAATGAAGTGGTGCCGATGCAGCAGGACATGATGGAGATTAACGAGTATTTACCTGCCGCGCTGCACATTGAATTTTCAGTGCCAGCGTATTCAGATTTAAACCCAGGGAGTGAAGATTAA